From Sodalis glossinidius str. 'morsitans', the proteins below share one genomic window:
- a CDS encoding transposase → MDNHIGNDPSLKQNREPLESIPGIAGVLSSMILGYFGDMSRFDSSKAVVAWAGLNPMLQESGLWKGKSRISKVGNAMIRKALYMPALTAMRYNPAIIALKEHMNARNKSGKVVVCAAMKKLLQQAYGVLKSGQVFDAGICLAR, encoded by the coding sequence ATGGACAATCATATAGGCAACGATCCAAGTCTTAAGCAAAACAGGGAACCGTTGGAATCGATCCCTGGGATAGCTGGCGTGTTGAGTAGCATGATATTGGGCTATTTTGGTGATATGTCACGGTTCGATAGCAGCAAAGCTGTCGTGGCTTGGGCTGGTCTGAATCCGATGTTGCAGGAGTCTGGGCTGTGGAAAGGTAAAAGTCGGATATCAAAGGTGGGCAACGCCATGATACGTAAAGCCCTGTATATGCCGGCCCTGACGGCAATGCGCTATAACCCAGCAATAATAGCGCTGAAAGAGCATATGAATGCACGTAATAAATCAGGGAAAGTTGTCGTGTGTGCGGCAATGAAGAAACTATTGCAACAAGCTTACGGAGTGCTGAAATCAGGGCAGGTGTTCGATGCTGGAATATGTCTTGCAAGATAA
- the rapZ gene encoding RNase adapter RapZ, with protein MVLMIVSGRSGSGKSVALRALEDMGFYCVDNLPVVLLPQLASALAASNISAAVSIDVRNMPESPEIFEQAMDNLPQAFAPQLLFLDADRNTLIRRYSDTRRLHPLSALNLSLESAIDEEDSLLEPLRSRADLVIDTSEMSVHELAEMLRTRMLGKRERELTMVFESFGYKHGIPIDADYVFDVRFLPNPHWDPKLRPMTGLDRPVAAFLDRHTEVHNFIYQTRSYLELWLPMLETNNRSYLTVAVGCTGGKHRSVYIAEQLADYFRSRGKNAQSRHRTLEKSKS; from the coding sequence ATGGTGCTGATGATAGTCAGCGGTCGATCAGGTTCAGGTAAATCCGTTGCGCTGCGCGCGCTGGAGGACATGGGCTTTTACTGCGTTGATAACCTGCCGGTGGTGTTGCTGCCTCAGTTGGCCAGCGCGCTGGCGGCGAGCAATATCTCCGCTGCGGTGAGCATTGACGTACGCAATATGCCCGAATCGCCGGAGATTTTTGAACAGGCCATGGATAACCTGCCGCAGGCCTTTGCCCCGCAGTTGCTGTTTCTGGACGCCGATCGCAATACCCTCATCCGCCGCTATAGCGACACCCGCCGGCTGCATCCGCTCTCCGCCCTCAACCTATCGCTGGAAAGCGCCATTGATGAAGAGGACTCGCTGCTTGAGCCTCTGCGTTCACGCGCCGATCTGGTGATCGACACCTCGGAGATGTCGGTGCATGAACTGGCCGAAATGCTGCGTACCCGCATGCTAGGCAAGCGCGAGCGGGAACTGACCATGGTGTTTGAATCCTTCGGCTACAAGCACGGCATCCCCATCGACGCCGACTACGTGTTCGACGTGCGTTTTCTGCCCAATCCGCACTGGGATCCCAAGCTCAGACCGATGACCGGCCTGGATCGCCCCGTGGCGGCGTTTTTGGATCGCCATACCGAAGTCCATAATTTTATCTATCAAACCCGCAGCTATCTGGAGCTGTGGCTACCGATGCTTGAAACCAATAACCGCAGTTATCTCACGGTGGCGGTAGGCTGCACCGGCGGCAAACACCGTTCGGTGTATATAGCCGAACAGCTGGCGGACTATTTTCGCTCTCGCGGCAAGAATGCCCAGTCCCGCCACCGCACTCTGGAAAAGAGCAAATCATGA
- the ptsN gene encoding PTS IIA-like nitrogen regulatory protein PtsN, with translation MTNDTAMQIDSVLNIECTRSDVHCQSKKRALEIISELAAKQLNLAPQVVFDAVLTRERMGSTGIGNGIAIPHGKLEEDTLRAVGVFIQLEQPIAFDAIDNQPVDLLFALLVPAEQCKVHLHTLSLVAKRLADKTVCRRLRAAQSDEELYQIMTETEDGD, from the coding sequence ATGACTAACGATACAGCAATGCAAATCGATTCAGTGTTAAACATTGAATGTACCCGTAGCGACGTCCACTGCCAGAGCAAGAAAAGAGCGCTGGAAATTATCAGCGAACTGGCGGCGAAACAACTTAACCTGGCGCCGCAAGTGGTGTTTGACGCCGTATTGACGCGCGAGCGCATGGGCAGTACCGGTATCGGCAACGGCATCGCCATTCCGCATGGTAAGCTGGAAGAAGACACGCTGCGCGCGGTCGGGGTCTTTATCCAGCTCGAACAACCCATCGCGTTTGATGCCATCGATAATCAGCCAGTGGACCTGCTGTTCGCGCTGCTGGTGCCGGCAGAGCAGTGCAAAGTCCATTTGCACACCCTTTCGCTTGTGGCCAAGCGGTTGGCGGATAAAACCGTCTGCCGCCGTTTGCGCGCCGCGCAAAGCGATGAGGAGCTGTATCAAATCATGACCGAAACGGAAGACGGCGACTGA
- the npr gene encoding PTS phosphocarrier protein NPr, with the protein MTVKQTVEIKNRLGMHARPAMKLFELVQSFDAEVMLRNDSGTEAEASSVIGLLMLDSAKGRMIEVEATGPDEVAALAAVIELFNAGFDED; encoded by the coding sequence ATGACGGTCAAACAAACGGTAGAGATTAAAAACCGTCTGGGTATGCATGCCCGGCCGGCAATGAAGCTGTTTGAACTGGTACAAAGCTTCGATGCCGAAGTGATGCTGCGTAACGACAGCGGTACCGAGGCGGAGGCCAGCAGCGTTATCGGATTGCTGATGTTGGATTCTGCCAAAGGGCGGATGATCGAGGTCGAGGCCACCGGGCCAGACGAGGTCGCGGCGCTGGCGGCGGTGATTGAGCTATTTAACGCGGGTTTCGACGAAGACTGA
- the hpf gene encoding ribosome hibernation promoting factor: MQLNITGQHVDITDALREFVTTKFSKLEQFFDRINQVYIVLKVEKVQKIAEATVHLNGGELHATAEADDMYAAIDLLIDKLTRQLNKHKEKLKQY, translated from the coding sequence ATGCAGCTGAACATTACCGGACAACATGTTGACATCACCGACGCCTTACGGGAATTTGTAACAACTAAATTCTCGAAGCTGGAACAGTTCTTCGATCGCATCAATCAGGTCTATATTGTCCTGAAGGTCGAGAAAGTTCAGAAGATTGCCGAAGCGACGGTGCATCTCAACGGTGGTGAGCTGCACGCGACTGCGGAAGCGGATGATATGTACGCCGCCATCGATTTATTAATCGATAAGCTCACGCGGCAGTTGAACAAGCATAAAGAGAAGCTGAAACAATATTAA
- a CDS encoding IS110 family transposase: protein MQILTPVGIDVASQKFDVAVWKGKAAYKSKAFSNTPKGFDALKKWLEPFGDCHICMEATGAYSEPLSTFLADAGYAVSVENPARIKSFGCSELSRNKTDKGDARMIARYCKLHAPVLWQPLPLNERKLKALVNRLINLQEMKQMEENRLETAPLVSTGFHLRGHRCAGYPNSRDKTGDGQSYRQRSKS, encoded by the coding sequence GTGCAAATTCTCACCCCTGTCGGCATTGATGTTGCTTCCCAGAAATTTGACGTTGCAGTCTGGAAAGGTAAAGCAGCCTACAAATCCAAAGCCTTTTCTAACACGCCTAAGGGTTTCGATGCGCTGAAAAAATGGCTTGAGCCGTTCGGTGACTGCCATATATGCATGGAAGCAACAGGTGCTTACAGTGAGCCATTGTCTACTTTCCTGGCTGATGCAGGTTACGCTGTAAGCGTGGAAAATCCAGCACGCATAAAATCATTCGGCTGCAGTGAACTGAGTCGTAACAAGACAGATAAAGGCGATGCACGCATGATCGCGCGTTATTGTAAGCTGCATGCTCCCGTGTTGTGGCAACCGTTGCCGCTGAATGAAAGAAAGCTGAAAGCGTTGGTCAACCGGCTAATAAATCTGCAGGAAATGAAGCAGATGGAAGAAAATCGCCTGGAAACAGCCCCCCTCGTTAGTACAGGTTTCCATCTGCGCGGTCATCGCTGCGCTGGATACCCAAATAGCAGAGATAAAACAGGCGATGGACAATCATATAGGCAACGATCCAAGTCTTAA
- a CDS encoding Ail/Lom family outer membrane beta-barrel protein, translating to MKTPFSIIVFSLLLPVKALADNHNLSVGYQLSNMTNDTHGRRSNDDRLDGFNIKYRYEWGEPLGPIGSLSYMTANASSSWAVANKVQNDLRYSYSGFSLTAGPVWRFNDYVSVYGVIGINYDDYSSHFRKSTFKTGDAPATNYSRSELKKPHSPMAQAYKSTR from the coding sequence ATGAAAACACCGTTCTCTATTATCGTCTTTTCCCTATTGCTACCCGTCAAAGCGTTGGCCGATAACCATAATCTCAGCGTCGGTTACCAGCTCAGTAATATGACAAACGATACCCATGGCAGAAGGTCGAACGATGACCGGCTGGACGGGTTTAATATCAAATATCGCTATGAATGGGGCGAACCACTCGGCCCCATAGGCTCGCTGAGCTATATGACCGCCAACGCCTCCAGTAGCTGGGCCGTCGCCAATAAAGTTCAAAATGATTTACGCTATAGCTACAGCGGGTTTTCGCTCACGGCAGGGCCCGTCTGGCGTTTCAATGACTACGTCTCTGTTTATGGCGTTATCGGTATTAATTACGATGATTATTCATCTCATTTCAGAAAATCAACTTTCAAGACCGGCGATGCGCCGGCGACAAACTATAGCCGCTCTGAGCTAAAAAAACCTCACTCGCCTATGGCGCAGGCGTACAAATCAACCCGGTAA